The genomic region CCTCAAAAGCCTGGGTCTCAAGTCTAAGAATGACCGCATTGATGCACAAGGGCTGGCTCGTATGACGCTTGAACAGCAACTGCCGCTTTGGCAACCACTCTCGAAGAACATATACAGTCTGCGGATGCTAACTCGTCAACACCAAAGGTTACAGGAACTGAAGACCCAAAGCCAGAATCAAAAGCACTCTATTGAGTACAGCCAGTTCAGCGATGGGTTCATCCTCAAACAGCTTGACAACCTCATTACTCTCTATGACAGGCAGTTGACCGAAATCAGTCAGGCCATTAATGATCTGCTGGACGATGATCAACCTTTACGGGAAGGCATTGATCGGCTGAGTGCCATCAAGGGGCTGGGCCGACTGTCGGCCGCTACACTAGTGGCAGAGACAAATGGCTTCACGGGCTTTGAGAACGTACGGCAACTAGTGAGCTTTGCTGGCTATGACGTAGTGGAAAACCAATCGGGCAAACATATCGGTAAGACGCGCATCTCAAAAAAGGGGAACAGTCGCATTCGTCGTATCTTGCATCTACCCGCTCTCAATGCGGTGCGTTTTGGTGAACCTGGCTGTGCCGCCCTTTATGAGCGGGTCTATAGCCGATCACGCATCAAAATGAAAGCGTATGTAGCCGTCCAGAAAAAGCTGCTTACTCTATGTTATGCTCTCTGGCGCAACGGGTCTGAGTACGAGCCTAGTTACTCTCCAACTACGACAAAGAACGTATCGGACCAGGCTAAAAAAATAGTCCCGACTAGCGGGACTACACAGGATCAAGAGGCCGAAGCCATCTTGTCCCACAGGTAATTCAAAGATATTGAAAAAATACTAACTCAAAACTTGCAAAGCACGACAGTACCAGCGGTTGCTCCGCCCGCCGCGGTTCATTATTCATTTTTCATTATTCATTTCCAATGAAAGCTGCCATTTTTGATATGGACGGGGTGATTGCCGACACGAATCCGCATCACCTGATTACGTGGGGGGAATACGCCCGCCGCTATTTTAACCACGAACTGACCGAGGAAGAGTTTGCCCGGCATGTCTCCGGCCGCACCAATGCCGCCATTGTGGAGTACCTGCTGAAGGGCGAGACCCTGCCCGTGGAGGAGGTCATCCGCATGGGCGACGCCAAGGAAGCTCTTTTCCGGGAAGTCTACGCCCCGCATGCCGCGCCGGTGCCGGGCCTGATTCCGTTTTTGAAGGAATTGAAAGCCGCCGGAATCAAAACCGCCGTGGCGACCTCTGCGCCGCCCGAAAACCTGACGTTCATGGTCGAGGCGCTGGGTCTGGAGCCGTATTTTGATCTGCTGCTGGACGTTTCGCGGGTGACGCATCCGAAGCCCCATCC from Tellurirhabdus rosea harbors:
- a CDS encoding IS110 family RNA-guided transposase, which codes for MKATATFLRYGVGFDIGKDTIHVCVSVMDTTGKVTVKGTTKLVNKAAAFSGLMTWLGKHCKQTDLPVRYVMEATGVYHETLAWYLFTKDQSVSVVLPNKAKHYLKSLGLKSKNDRIDAQGLARMTLEQQLPLWQPLSKNIYSLRMLTRQHQRLQELKTQSQNQKHSIEYSQFSDGFILKQLDNLITLYDRQLTEISQAINDLLDDDQPLREGIDRLSAIKGLGRLSAATLVAETNGFTGFENVRQLVSFAGYDVVENQSGKHIGKTRISKKGNSRIRRILHLPALNAVRFGEPGCAALYERVYSRSRIKMKAYVAVQKKLLTLCYALWRNGSEYEPSYSPTTTKNVSDQAKKIVPTSGTTQDQEAEAILSHR
- a CDS encoding HAD family hydrolase, translated to MKAAIFDMDGVIADTNPHHLITWGEYARRYFNHELTEEEFARHVSGRTNAAIVEYLLKGETLPVEEVIRMGDAKEALFREVYAPHAAPVPGLIPFLKELKAAGIKTAVATSAPPENLTFMVEALGLEPYFDLLLDVSRVTHPKPHPEIYLLAMAGLGVEPSEAVVFEDSIPGIQAGLASGAKVVGLATTHQPEELTNVSLVVRDFTELRLEQLMDMPVSERSYGRTGSADFTEK